One Pygocentrus nattereri isolate fPygNat1 chromosome 23, fPygNat1.pri, whole genome shotgun sequence genomic window carries:
- the surf2 gene encoding surfeit locus protein 2, giving the protein MEELPAELRDFLRSQPFLQLTEDKKIKCTLNGHEFPCNLAELQKFTSGNKFKKLCAGSEFNYSQYEPHLVPSTKEPNRLFCKLTLRHINRVPHHVLRHVNGKRFKKAVAQYEECVKQGVKFVPARLRQRKQPKDTDDGVESSNERRKQKQKQDSGVWAPSSSGEEDGDTDDSMSDLYPPSMFTLKKSEEQEGMEEDDDDDDDFQTDEDDMEVTEMEEEKQASEKRRKVQSASFSKKLKKNRKRKCFKPVCQVKNGK; this is encoded by the exons atcAAGTGCACACTGAATGGCCACGAGTTCCCCTGCAACCTTGCAGAGCTGCAGAAATTCACATCTGGGAATAAGTTCAAGAAACTGTGTGCCGGCTCGGAGTTCAATTACAGCCAGTATGAACCACATCTAGTCCCGAGCACGAAAGAACC AAATCGCCTTTTTTGCAAGCTGACCCTGAGACACATCAATCGCGTGCCTCACCATGTCCTCCGGCATGTCAATGGAAAGCGATTCAAGAAAGCTGTGGCACAAT ATGAGGAGTGTGTGAAACAAGGTGTGAAGTTTGTTCCAGCCAGGCTCAGGCAGAGAAAGCAACCCAAAGACACAGATGATGGCGTGGAGAGTTCAAATGAAAGACGCAAGCAGAAGCAAAAGCAGGACAGCGGCGTCTGGGCCCCCAGCTCCAGCGGAGAGGAGGACGGCGACACGGACGACAGCATGTCGGACCTCTATCCAC CCTCTATGTTCACTTTAAAAAAGTCAGAGGAACAAGAAGGAATGGAGGAAGACGACGACGATGACGACGACTTCCAAACAGATGAGGACGATATGGAGGTCACGGAAATGGAAGAGGAAAAACAAGCATCAGAGAAACGCAGAAAG GTCCAGTCTGCCAGTTTCAGCAAGAAATTgaagaagaacagaaaaagaaaatgttttaagcCTGTTTGCCAAGTAAAAAACGGAAAATAA